A portion of the Pseudomonas protegens CHA0 genome contains these proteins:
- a CDS encoding alpha/beta fold hydrolase: MEWLVAAAVFLAVSAVLWVVSFRINRRIESQVPINGRFLEVGGERIHYTDEGRGPALLMIHGLTGCGRNLTHSLAPQLRERFRVITIDRPGSGYSTRARGAAADLPAQASLVARFIRTLDLGQPLVLGHSLGGAVALSLALDHRQSVSGLILVAPLTHPQRMLPLVFLSLAVRPAFLRRWMSLTLAAPMAMLGRRGLVKSVFAPDPVPEDFAERGGGLLGMRSDSFYNASSEIAVVNRSLPGMVKHYPSLKLPVGLIYGSADPVLSYRRHGESMVGKVPGLSLEIVQGRGHMLPISAVERVVAMVQHVASQAAPQRSATILHPPFAASRAS; this comes from the coding sequence ATGGAGTGGCTGGTAGCGGCAGCGGTATTCCTGGCGGTCAGTGCGGTGCTCTGGGTGGTGAGTTTTCGTATCAACCGCCGGATTGAAAGCCAGGTTCCGATCAACGGACGCTTTCTCGAGGTCGGTGGCGAGCGCATTCACTACACCGATGAGGGCAGGGGCCCGGCGCTATTGATGATCCATGGCCTGACCGGCTGCGGGCGCAACCTGACCCACTCCCTGGCCCCGCAACTGCGCGAACGCTTCCGGGTGATCACCATCGATCGTCCTGGTTCGGGCTATTCCACCCGGGCCCGGGGCGCCGCGGCAGACCTACCGGCCCAGGCCAGCCTGGTGGCCAGGTTCATTCGTACCCTGGACCTGGGCCAGCCGCTGGTGCTGGGGCATTCCCTGGGCGGTGCGGTGGCGCTGTCCCTGGCCCTGGACCATCGGCAATCGGTGTCCGGACTGATCCTGGTGGCCCCCTTGACCCATCCGCAGCGCATGTTGCCGCTGGTGTTCCTGTCCCTGGCAGTGCGCCCGGCTTTCCTGCGGCGCTGGATGTCCCTGACCCTGGCGGCGCCCATGGCCATGCTCGGGCGCCGTGGCCTGGTCAAGTCGGTGTTCGCCCCGGACCCGGTGCCCGAGGATTTCGCCGAGCGTGGCGGCGGGTTGCTGGGGATGCGTTCGGACAGCTTCTACAACGCCTCCAGCGAAATCGCCGTGGTCAACCGTTCGCTGCCGGGCATGGTCAAGCATTACCCCAGCCTGAAGCTGCCGGTAGGGCTGATCTATGGCTCGGCGGACCCGGTGCTCAGTTACCGCCGGCACGGTGAGTCAATGGTCGGCAAGGTGCCGGGGCTGTCCCTGGAGATCGTCCAGGGCCGGGGCCACATGTTGCCCATCAGCGCAGTCGAGCGGGTGGTGGCCATGGTCCAGCACGTCGCTTCCCAGGCTGCGCCACAACGCAGCGCAACCATCCTGCACCCGCCGTTCGCGGCTTCAAGAGCAAGTTGA